A genomic region of Fundulus heteroclitus isolate FHET01 chromosome 24, MU-UCD_Fhet_4.1, whole genome shotgun sequence contains the following coding sequences:
- the LOC118557976 gene encoding uncharacterized protein LOC118557976 → MIRHSRTLIQHWWGRLKVILKERTKIITKDKKEALELWRTIHHSRTLVHQRMRSLKVILNQTAEIITKDKKEALELWRTIHHSRTLVHQRMRSLKVILNQTAEIITKDKKEALELWRTIYHSRTLVHQRMRSLKVILNQTAEIITKDKKEALELWRTIHHSRTLVHQRMRSLKVILNQTAEIITKDKKEALELWRTIYHSRTLVHQRMRSLKVILNQTAEIITKDKKEALELWRTIHHSRTLVHQRMRSLKVILNQTAEIITKDKKEALELWRTIYHSRTLVHQRMRSLKVILNQTAEIITKDKKEALELWRTIHHSRTLVHQRMRSLKVILNQTAEIITKDKKEALELWRTIYHSRY, encoded by the exons TGATCCTCAAGGAGAGAACAAAGATAATAACCAAG GACAAGAAGGAAGCCTTGGAACTGTGGAGGACGATCCATCACTCCAG AACTCTGGTTCACCAGAGGATGAGGAGCCTAAAAG TGATCCTGAACCAGACAGCGGAGATAATAACCAAG GACAAGAAGGAAGCCTTGGAACTGTGGAGGACAATCCATCACTCCAG AACTCTGGTTCACCAGAGGATGAGGAGCCTAAAAG TGATCCTGAACCAGACAGCGGAGATAATAACCAAG GACAAGAAGGAAGCCTTGGAACTGTGGAGGACAATCTATCACTCCAG AACTCTGGTTCACCAGAGGATGAGGAGCCTAAAAG TGATCCTGAACCAGACAGCGGAGATAATAACCAAG GACAAGAAGGAAGCCTTGGAACTGTGGAGGACAATCCATCACTCCAG AACTCTGGTTCACCAGAGGATGAGGAGCCTAAAAG TGATCCTGAACCAGACAGCGGAGATAATAACCAAG GACAAGAAGGAAGCCTTGGAACTGTGGAGGACAATCTATCACTCCAG AACTCTGGTTCACCAGAGGATGAGGAGCCTAAAAG TGATCCTGAACCAGACAGCGGAGATAATAACCAAG GACAAGAAGGAAGCCTTGGAACTGTGGAGGACAATCCATCACTCCAG AACTCTGGTTCACCAGAGGATGAGGAGCCTAAAAG TGATCCTGAACCAGACAGCGGAGATAATAACCAAG GACAAGAAGGAAGCCTTGGAACTGTGGAGGACAATCTATCACTCCAG AACTCTGGTTCACCAGAGGATGAGGAGCCTAAAAG TGATCCTGAACCAGACAGCGGAGATAATAACCAAG GACAAGAAGGAAGCCTTGGAACTGTGGAGGACAATCCATCACTCCAG AACTCTGGTTCACCAGAGGATGAGGAGCCTAAAAG TGATCCTGAACCAGACAGCGGAGATAATAACCAAG GACAAGAAGGAAGCCTTGGAACTGTGGAGGACAATCTATCACTCCAGGTACTGA
- the LOC110367665 gene encoding vimentin isoform X1: protein MFGGVTTVCLHKRKQNSSIRTGSFGSADRKMDLQPAESLSEISFDHKTVDMSSNMDVRNGFSSEEYNIYSRIEMDYDKYSSIHSSETDSIKELNNRLANFVKINQTLEEENRSLRISLESFKTINHESSYVGFKQERKCIAENDMLEIENSNLKQKIKRLETRLDMETKMNVEAKKQIEILLDDNEARSLEIQKLKQNIKRLSETTTVWQTWSKRQDEWRKITGIAGDTVDGPGIDLKKLRDEIFAGAERKVTKIEAFYKYKMEEWQKKINDKETELVEARQQNEKFYLQNQKYICKIKSLTAEIDALNARIHNLEEFRGVELISSQDKIKNLEKQIKTLENEVQCYFQSVEGLKSTKAALEAEITTYRNLLEVLESRIKSSGLRKSLYISEGSFVSEMKTEIKTEQYQAYSSQEEKILLKSSPILPGEISGSQLEETENQEGDLSEGKLKDKPETASEDSQEKNQPLEKSELQAMEETESSPEPNAAEEPFNNGSEDSSESEAEEDEPEPDDAEGPEVD from the exons ATGTTCGGGGGTGTGACCACCGTCTGTCTGCATAAAAGGAAGCAGAATTCATCCATCAGGACAGGATCATTTGGATCAGCTGATAGAAAGATGGATCTTCAGCCTGCAGAGTCTCTCTCTGAAATCAGCTTTGACCACAAAACG GTCGACATGTCCTCAAACATGGACGTTAGGAATGGCTTTTCTTCTGAGGAGTACAATATTTACTCCAGAATTGAGATGGACTATGACAAGTATTCAAGCATCCACAGCTCAGAAACCGATAGCATAAAGGAGCTGAATAATCGCCTTGCCAATTTTGTCAAAATCAACCAGACCCTGGAGGAGGAGAACCGATCGCTGAGGATTTCCCTGGAGAGTTTTAAGACCATTAACCATGAAAGCAGTTATGTCGGGTTCAAGCAGGAGAGAAAATGTATAGCTGAGAACGACATGCTGGAAATTGAAAATTCTAATTTAAAGCAAAAGATCAAGAGACTGGAGACAAG GCTGGACATGGAGACCAAAATGAATGTGGAGGCAAAGAAACAAATTGAGATTTTGCTAGAT GACAATGAGGCTCGATCTCTGGAAATCcagaaactgaaacaaaatatcAAGAGACTGAGCGAGACAACTACTGTATGGCAGACGTGGTCGAAG AGACAGGACGAATGGAGGAAGATCACTGGCATCGCTGGCGACACTGTTGATGGACCAGGGATTGACTTGAAGAAACTAAGGGATGAAATCTTTGCTGGTGCCGAAAGGAAAGTCACTAAGATTGAAGCGTTCTACAAATACAAG ATGGAGGAATGGCAGAAGAAAATTAACGATAAAGAAACAGAACTTGTTGAAGCCCGTCAGCAGAACGAAAAGTTCTATTTACAGAACCAGAAGTACATCTGCAAGATCAAGTCCCTCACTGCCGAA ATTGATGCCCTAAATGCCCGTATACACAATTTAGAGGAATTCCGCGGGGTTGAGCTAATAAGTTCTCAGGacaaaatcaaaaatcttgaaaaacaaataaagactcTTGAGAATGAGGTGCAGTGTTATTTCCAATCTGTCGAGGGTCTGAAAAGCACCAAGGCGGCGTTGGAAGCAGAAATTACTACCTacaggaatcttctggaagttctggAGAGCAG AATCAAGTCATCTGGGCTGAGAAAATCCCTTTACATTTCGGAAG GTTCTTTTGTATCAGAGATGAAGACCGAGATAAAGACTGAACAGTACCAAGCCTACAGTTCTCAGGAG GAGAAAATACTTTTGAAGAGCAGTCCAATTCTGCCAGGGGAAATTAG TGGTTCCCAACTTGAGGAAACAGAGAACCAAG AAGGTGACCTGTCCGAGGGAAAACTGAAGGACAAACCTGAAACTGCCTCTGAAGATTCACAAGAGAAAAATCAGCCATTAGAG AAATCTGAATTACAAGCGATGGAGGAGACTGAAAG CAGTCCTGAACCAAACGCAGCCGAAGAACCTTTTAACAACG
- the LOC110367665 gene encoding vimentin isoform X3 produces MFGGVTTVCLHKRKQNSSIRTGSFGSADRKMDLQPAESLSEISFDHKTVDMSSNMDVRNGFSSEEYNIYSRIEMDYDKYSSIHSSETDSIKELNNRLANFVKINQTLEEENRSLRISLESFKTINHESSYVGFKQERKCIAENDMLEIENSNLKQKIKRLETRLDMETKMNVEAKKQIEILLDDNEARSLEIQKLKQNIKRLSETTTVWQTWSKRQDEWRKITGIAGDTVDGPGIDLKKLRDEIFAGAERKVTKIEAFYKYKMEEWQKKINDKETELVEARQQNEKFYLQNQKYICKIKSLTAEIDALNARIHNLEEFRGVELISSQDKIKNLEKQIKTLENEVQCYFQSVEGLKSTKAALEAEITTYRNLLEVLESRIKSSGLRKSLYISEGSFVSEMKTEIKTEQYQAYSSQEEKILLKSSPILPGEISGSQLEETENQEGDLSEGKLKDKPETASEDSQEKNQPLEKSELQAMEETESPEPNAAEEPFNNGSEDSSESEAEEDEPEPDDAEGPEVD; encoded by the exons ATGTTCGGGGGTGTGACCACCGTCTGTCTGCATAAAAGGAAGCAGAATTCATCCATCAGGACAGGATCATTTGGATCAGCTGATAGAAAGATGGATCTTCAGCCTGCAGAGTCTCTCTCTGAAATCAGCTTTGACCACAAAACG GTCGACATGTCCTCAAACATGGACGTTAGGAATGGCTTTTCTTCTGAGGAGTACAATATTTACTCCAGAATTGAGATGGACTATGACAAGTATTCAAGCATCCACAGCTCAGAAACCGATAGCATAAAGGAGCTGAATAATCGCCTTGCCAATTTTGTCAAAATCAACCAGACCCTGGAGGAGGAGAACCGATCGCTGAGGATTTCCCTGGAGAGTTTTAAGACCATTAACCATGAAAGCAGTTATGTCGGGTTCAAGCAGGAGAGAAAATGTATAGCTGAGAACGACATGCTGGAAATTGAAAATTCTAATTTAAAGCAAAAGATCAAGAGACTGGAGACAAG GCTGGACATGGAGACCAAAATGAATGTGGAGGCAAAGAAACAAATTGAGATTTTGCTAGAT GACAATGAGGCTCGATCTCTGGAAATCcagaaactgaaacaaaatatcAAGAGACTGAGCGAGACAACTACTGTATGGCAGACGTGGTCGAAG AGACAGGACGAATGGAGGAAGATCACTGGCATCGCTGGCGACACTGTTGATGGACCAGGGATTGACTTGAAGAAACTAAGGGATGAAATCTTTGCTGGTGCCGAAAGGAAAGTCACTAAGATTGAAGCGTTCTACAAATACAAG ATGGAGGAATGGCAGAAGAAAATTAACGATAAAGAAACAGAACTTGTTGAAGCCCGTCAGCAGAACGAAAAGTTCTATTTACAGAACCAGAAGTACATCTGCAAGATCAAGTCCCTCACTGCCGAA ATTGATGCCCTAAATGCCCGTATACACAATTTAGAGGAATTCCGCGGGGTTGAGCTAATAAGTTCTCAGGacaaaatcaaaaatcttgaaaaacaaataaagactcTTGAGAATGAGGTGCAGTGTTATTTCCAATCTGTCGAGGGTCTGAAAAGCACCAAGGCGGCGTTGGAAGCAGAAATTACTACCTacaggaatcttctggaagttctggAGAGCAG AATCAAGTCATCTGGGCTGAGAAAATCCCTTTACATTTCGGAAG GTTCTTTTGTATCAGAGATGAAGACCGAGATAAAGACTGAACAGTACCAAGCCTACAGTTCTCAGGAG GAGAAAATACTTTTGAAGAGCAGTCCAATTCTGCCAGGGGAAATTAG TGGTTCCCAACTTGAGGAAACAGAGAACCAAG AAGGTGACCTGTCCGAGGGAAAACTGAAGGACAAACCTGAAACTGCCTCTGAAGATTCACAAGAGAAAAATCAGCCATTAGAG AAATCTGAATTACAAGCGATGGAGGAGACTGAAAG TCCTGAACCAAACGCAGCCGAAGAACCTTTTAACAACG
- the LOC110367665 gene encoding vimentin isoform X2: MFGGVTTVCLHKRKQNSSIRTGSFGSADRKMDLQPAESLSEISFDHKTVDMSSNMDVRNGFSSEEYNIYSRIEMDYDKYSSIHSSETDSIKELNNRLANFVKINQTLEEENRSLRISLESFKTINHESSYVGFKQERKCIAENDMLEIENSNLKQKIKRLETRLDMETKMNVEAKKQIEILLDDNEARSLEIQKLKQNIKRLSETTTVWQTWSKRQDEWRKITGIAGDTVDGPGIDLKKLRDEIFAGAERKVTKIEAFYKYKMEEWQKKINDKETELVEARQQNEKFYLQNQKYICKIKSLTAEIDALNARIHNLEEFRGVELISSQDKIKNLEKQIKTLENEVQCYFQSVEGLKSTKAALEAEITTYRNLLEVLESRIKSSGLRKSLYISEGSFVSEMKTEIKTEQYQAYSSQEEKILLKSSPILPGEISGSQLEETENQGDLSEGKLKDKPETASEDSQEKNQPLEKSELQAMEETESSPEPNAAEEPFNNGSEDSSESEAEEDEPEPDDAEGPEVD, translated from the exons ATGTTCGGGGGTGTGACCACCGTCTGTCTGCATAAAAGGAAGCAGAATTCATCCATCAGGACAGGATCATTTGGATCAGCTGATAGAAAGATGGATCTTCAGCCTGCAGAGTCTCTCTCTGAAATCAGCTTTGACCACAAAACG GTCGACATGTCCTCAAACATGGACGTTAGGAATGGCTTTTCTTCTGAGGAGTACAATATTTACTCCAGAATTGAGATGGACTATGACAAGTATTCAAGCATCCACAGCTCAGAAACCGATAGCATAAAGGAGCTGAATAATCGCCTTGCCAATTTTGTCAAAATCAACCAGACCCTGGAGGAGGAGAACCGATCGCTGAGGATTTCCCTGGAGAGTTTTAAGACCATTAACCATGAAAGCAGTTATGTCGGGTTCAAGCAGGAGAGAAAATGTATAGCTGAGAACGACATGCTGGAAATTGAAAATTCTAATTTAAAGCAAAAGATCAAGAGACTGGAGACAAG GCTGGACATGGAGACCAAAATGAATGTGGAGGCAAAGAAACAAATTGAGATTTTGCTAGAT GACAATGAGGCTCGATCTCTGGAAATCcagaaactgaaacaaaatatcAAGAGACTGAGCGAGACAACTACTGTATGGCAGACGTGGTCGAAG AGACAGGACGAATGGAGGAAGATCACTGGCATCGCTGGCGACACTGTTGATGGACCAGGGATTGACTTGAAGAAACTAAGGGATGAAATCTTTGCTGGTGCCGAAAGGAAAGTCACTAAGATTGAAGCGTTCTACAAATACAAG ATGGAGGAATGGCAGAAGAAAATTAACGATAAAGAAACAGAACTTGTTGAAGCCCGTCAGCAGAACGAAAAGTTCTATTTACAGAACCAGAAGTACATCTGCAAGATCAAGTCCCTCACTGCCGAA ATTGATGCCCTAAATGCCCGTATACACAATTTAGAGGAATTCCGCGGGGTTGAGCTAATAAGTTCTCAGGacaaaatcaaaaatcttgaaaaacaaataaagactcTTGAGAATGAGGTGCAGTGTTATTTCCAATCTGTCGAGGGTCTGAAAAGCACCAAGGCGGCGTTGGAAGCAGAAATTACTACCTacaggaatcttctggaagttctggAGAGCAG AATCAAGTCATCTGGGCTGAGAAAATCCCTTTACATTTCGGAAG GTTCTTTTGTATCAGAGATGAAGACCGAGATAAAGACTGAACAGTACCAAGCCTACAGTTCTCAGGAG GAGAAAATACTTTTGAAGAGCAGTCCAATTCTGCCAGGGGAAATTAG TGGTTCCCAACTTGAGGAAACAGAGAACCAAG GTGACCTGTCCGAGGGAAAACTGAAGGACAAACCTGAAACTGCCTCTGAAGATTCACAAGAGAAAAATCAGCCATTAGAG AAATCTGAATTACAAGCGATGGAGGAGACTGAAAG CAGTCCTGAACCAAACGCAGCCGAAGAACCTTTTAACAACG